The Oryza sativa Japonica Group chromosome 11, ASM3414082v1 DNA window ATTTGAAATCATCaagttaaaaaaatgaaaatggaatAATAAGTTTGCTGAAACAAACCATAAAGATACTTACTTGGTTGTGACCCTGGAACTCTCTGTTACATTATGCCAGGTATAGTGCGACATTACAATACCACAGAAGAACACCGTAAGAATACCACTCAAATCAAGCAACTGCCACAAAAAGAAACAGGTTAATATCAGATTATCCATTACAATTAAATTTAGCTGACATTGCTCAAATCTGCAGGATCTATATGATGCTAATAGTACAGGGTGCTTACTTCAGCAAGCATGTAAGACAAGTAAGCCATGAGCATCATAATAGAAACTTCACGATCAGTGGAATGCCTGGATTGAAGGTATAATTCATGGATTAGAGAATTATTATAAAATGTCTGGTGATTGATCATACAAATATCAACCACATAATGTGGTGTGTTGTACAAACCTGCCGAAGTACAGCTTTTTTATGATATAAGCACTGAGAAGTCCAGCCTGCAGTCATATCATGCTTTAGGAAAAAGAAACATTGACAAAGATAAAGATTGGAGTGAGCAGGAAAGAACTTACAGCAACTCCAAGAAAGGTGCTCGTGGCAAACAGATAAAGAAAATTGCCAATGAATTGCAAGAATTTAACACTGCTGAAATTTGCAAGATCAAAGTTCTGCATTGCGTTGAATAGCACAACTGATGTTGCATCATTGACAACACCTTCCCCGAAAACCAGGCTGTACAAGAAGGGTGTTTCATCTTGGTTCAAAACCTGCAAGGTGCATACAGAGTCTGTTGCCGAGAATATTGCCCCAAGTGCTGAAAAAAGTTCACATGCGGAACAAGTCAAAACACAGAACCACAGGCATGCAATCGAAATGCTTACGCATTAGGTTCATATAAGAACTGACCAAGATAATCTCCAAGATCAAGGGAACCTATGTTCAGCCTTGATATTAGTCCTAGAGAACCTGTGATGGAATGTACGAGTGAGAGAGATGAGCACAAAAGAACATGCCAGGTAAAATTTAAAGAGGAAAACAACTTACCGAGGGAAATTACACTGAAAGAGATTAGGGTCCCAATCGCACCAAACAACGTAATAGTCATGAAGTTGCGGAAAAATTGTTTCTTCTTAACTTGGAACCTGCTcaggaaagaaagagaaaaaaaggaacagTAAGCTTCACCTTGCTGACTAATGTTAAACTTTAAATGATGTAACAGAATTTCCTACTGGAAGATTAGAGAGTTTAATTGCTATAATAATGTGCACTATGTGTATGCATTTGATAGCTAGGTGTACCTTAATTAGCAAAATCAGTTTGATACAAAGAAGTGGAAAAGTAAAATTTCCCATTCCAAATACTCCTACTACAGAACTGAAGAGGCACAATTTACGTGTACTACAAAAACGCATACATCTCATAAGTGATATTGCCTTAATTAGCATGATAATTTCAAAGAGAGAAGCAATAGCAGCTCCATTTAGTAACAACCCAATTATATCACGTTCCAGCATGGAACTCACAACTAATTGCCCCTGCATATTTTCTTCCTTATCACTCACTACTTTTGCAAAGACGACTCTAATTATAAAGAAAATCATCACCATGATAGCACAATCTTAATTCACATGAAACAGCTTACCCCGCATTGAATATGATCGGCGGGAGCAGGTAAATGAAGAAGAGATCCTCGCTGAACACCAGTATGCGCGAGTGCTTCCAGCTCGACACCATCAAAATCACTCCTCCAGTACCCAACCCCTGCAAGAAACCCCAGACACACACACCACAAACAATCAAACACCAAACGAAAACCACCATCATCTCCCAAAATCTCACATAATAAACAGCACAACTCAACAAGAACTCATCGACTCACGATGATTAGCGCGGTGATGGACTCGTTCATCCATCGGCTCTCCTCGAGGAGGTGGCCGACGACGATGCAGACGCAGATGAGCGCCACGAACATCCCCACCGCCGCGATCGAGCCGTAGTCCGCAGGCGGGTCGCCCagccccatccccatccccaacCCGAGCTCCATTACTCCACCTCCTCCAATTACCAAAccctactccctccctccctcctcaaaatccaatcccccccccccccccccaacgcTTGCCTTCGAAGCAACCTCCACCCCTCGCACGCAACCCACCAAAAAGTCTAGAATTTGACCCGGAATCTTCCACGAGGTAGACGAAGGCAGAGAGCAATTGGGCTGCTGGTTTACAAAACCAGATAAAATAAATCGGCGGAAAACGATGAACTCTCGGATTCGGGGGAGAATCCGACGGGGTGGGAGCGGAAATTTGGGGGATTTTTATCGGTAACCCCGCGTGGCGGAGATGAACTCCACTCTTTTTTGGGGAAGGAGAGGAATTCGAACAGAATTACTAACAGGAGAAGAATTTGTGCTCTTTTTTATCGTTTCGAGATAGTATAAAAATTCGATATTTTTGTATGTGacaggagggagaagaagaagagaagggaTGGGATCTGGTGCGGCTGGGCCCACCACCCAGTCGGaccgtgggacccacctgtggGCCACGTGGCCGTGCTGCTCCCTATCCACGTGGGTCCATATGTCCGCCTCCACGTGTCAACCAACCACTGGGATTCTTCTTCTTGTGTTTAATAGGTTTCCTTCTGGAAATTACTATtgtgttattattattattattattattattattattattattattattattattattattattggtgATGTGAATTCAATCTGAATCTGGGAGAGGGGGAAAGCGAAAGATTTTGGATACAGTttgaggccctgtttagatgggactaaaacttttaagtccctatcacatcggatgtttgaatattaattataaatattaaacgtagactattaataaaacccatccataatcctggactaattcgtgagacgaatctattgagcctaactaatccatgattagcctatgtgatgctacagtaaacattctctaattatggattaattaggcttaaaaaatttgtctcgtgaattagctttcatttatgtaattagttttgtaagtagtctatatttaatactctaaattagtgtctaaagacagggactaaagttaagtccctggatccaaacaccacctgatTCGCCCTGAGATCCAGGGAACATGAAAGATTTGCTGCTCAGGGATTCCACTGTCAATCTcagtttgaactttgaactcTGAATCTGATTTGCGTAGCTTCAGTCTGTGTGTTCTTGGAAACCATCTGGATCCTAGAGTACTGATGAATCCATCCATGAACTTGACGTTTCTTCAGTTATATACATTAGATTCTGCATTGGAAGTTCTTGAGATCTCCCTCGCCAGTTGCCACTCGACATGTAACATGTTCTTGGCTTCTTCTTGCCAGATGCCTGTACATTGATGCAGGGGAAGATACAAAAACTGTGAATTCTCTGAATTCTGGAGTTGTTGGACAATCTGACATGCCGGACAAGCAGGTAATGGTCTTTATCCTATACTAATACTATTGGTTGGATCACAATTAATATAGGCAAGCTGCAGCAAAAATTGAATGCCCATCACTTTGGGATCAAAGGGGATGGGGGCATGTTTCCTTTAGGCCACAGATATTTGTGTACTTCtctttcagacaaaagggaagatATATGTAGCATTTTTAGCTTAAATAAAAGAACGAGTAGATATTTGTAACTTTATGTCTCTGTTATTCACTTGTTCTTTCTCTCTCAGCAGTCAGCATGATAGTTACATATGATCAGACTACTGTTTTGGAGTTCTGCTTTTTCCATTGCTCTTCTAGTAGATTTAAGTGTTACATTTCTCCGTTTCTATTTGAGATGCTGAACTGAAGTTACATGCCCCTACCTGTGGAAGATGACTTCTGTGACAAGCAAAGGCAACActtaaaattttagtgattATATACATAAGTCCTCCAGATTAAGTGGGAATATATTCTTTAGCCAACAGTTCTGCACACCTGAGAACAAAGCTTACTGTgcagcatttttttttagataatggattaaaccggcctctacatccgTTTGGATGTACACAGCCAGCCAAGCTTACTGCAGCATGTGTACAATTCTGGAGAGAACTCAGAATTGTCCCAGTATGTTGTCACTCAAGTGCTTTCAGGAAATATTCTAGAACAACTACATGCAGCCAAATTTTCAGAAAAGAAATGGTAAGAAAAAATGGTAACAGAAAGCAGATACAACAAAACTTTTATTTCCTTTCAGAATATTCAGATCTGAACAAAAAAAGTAGGTTGAGTTCTCAGTTTGCAGTTTAGAGAAAAAGAActggcatgattttttttttttgttttgtattcAGTTAGTTAAAGTATTAAGACATCACTGTTAGCTGTTCAGCAACATCATTAGAACACATGTATCTTGTTACTATACTACCACTCTGTCAATGTTCAAAGCCTCTGTTAGAATCTTGCATGATGCAGTAAGAGCAACTGTCATGACCCGAGGCCATGACGGGATAAACACCACCGGGAAGATAGCCGGGCGGCGTCGGCTCCTGGAGAAGGGATGTAGATTTAGACTAGGGAAAAGAACATTATTAGGAGGGAGAGATTAGACTAATTGATATTCATCGCTTAACGATAATAGATACAATCccatccttatatagatggTATAGCTTGACCTCTAAGTAAGGATTCCAACAGCTGCGGGATTGATTCCAACAGAGTGATCTGTGGTTGGGGCGGCCCTGTTTAAGGAGGGGTTTTTAGTAGCTTTTTCTCTGCTTTTCTGCTCCCGAAGTTCTGTTCCTGGGGTGTTAGGAAATAATGTACATTCTCGCTTTCTTTCTTAATATACTTTGGCCGGCAAGTTTTGCCAGCCCGGCGAAAAAAATAAGTAAGGATTCAATCTAATCTTATCTCTAACTTAGCTAATAATCTTATCTCTAACTTAATTGATATGGGCTACCTATAGGCCTTGGCCTACGGCCCAATGCCCATGACAGCAACAAACATGATCTTCCTTATTAGGACAATGGGATAAGTGACATATAAAAACTTCTATCTCTTAATCCAGTGATATGAGCGCACAAAACAATATGCTAATGAAATTGGCTTAGTGGGTTATCTGTCTTTGTTTTAGTAATTCTAATTCTAAGCTTCATGTATTTTCTAGATTCTGAAAGTTCAACATAAACATCAGCTAATTGATTGTGCATGTTGCTAACTACTACTAAGGTTATGTATTTTCTGTTAACAGCAGGTTGAGCGTTTCTGgtcaagaaaaagagagagagaataggTTGAGCCTTCATGGTCAGGATGAATTTTATGATTGACTTGGAAGCTCCAAACAAAAAGTCACTTTGGTCCCCGTTTCTTACATTCAAACTTGTTACCATATATTCCATTTTACCTCATTTCATCTGCTTATGGCAGTTAATTTAACTCCTTATTTCAGTTTCAGAAACTTGAAGTTACTTATCGAAGTATCGAACAAATAGTCATATACAGTACACCATGATGCCAACAATTAAGAAAATTTCAGGCATGATCTCCAGAATATGTCTTCCATGGTAAGtacgaaaatctattttcttaCAGCAGCCATGTACATGTGGTTAAACAATTCCATTTTAAAGAGAAACAATGCAAGATTCTGTCTTAGCATGTATTTGTAGATCAAATTGATGAAAGTAATGCCACAATACCTTGTTAATTCTTGATGtgtatagtttttcttttcttttgtcaagATTACATAGTCAGAGAGCAATCAAAAGCATCAGTTAAACCCATTACAGTTATACTTAACATGAACCCCCCACACCCTTTTGCCCTTCCATTCCAAACCAAAAACAACGAAGGAAGGCCCTGAATTAGTTACAGAAGTTAAGAACTACTCCGGTAACAAGCAAACCATCAAGCACCCACAAAACCAAAAACATATTTCATAAACATTTCATCACCACTAAACAGGGTGTTAAAAACATAACTGTTCAATCAGTATTTCTGTAATATTATGTCAGGCTAGACATCCTTCTCCTGTGTTGATGCAAGGGAGCTCTCTGAGCTGGTCTAGAAATGAAGCTCTCCCTCCTTCGAGGCGCTGACGCCGCCGTCGAATCGATGCTGTTGTTGCTCATGTTGATCTGATCAGACTTGAGTGGCAAACATTTCATCTTGGGCATGCTAGATGAGAATGCCACTGACCTAGCCTTGGCTGCATTCTTGCAGCTTGAGTAGCTGAAGGAATGGCTCCCACTGAGCTCAGCTGCAGGATACCTGTTCACTGATTTTGTCAGCCTTGTTTTAGTAGCAGAGTGGCTTGCTGAACTATGTCTTTGCCTGCTGCAAACTGTTGGGGACATGAAGTGAGGAACTGATCCATGAGATGCTCTGCTCTTTGTTTTCTCAGTGGCTTGAGGGCTCTCTGCAGAATCAATGTGTCCTACTACCACTAGAGTGCTTCTTGGTGACCCCTTCTCATCACTGAGAGCCTGACAGGCAGATGAAGAgagcttcttcctctcttcaagTGAGGTTTCAGCTCTCTTTATCTGTTCATTGAGATCCTTGAGCTCTTGCTCGGCGTCGCATATTTCCTTGTCAAGCTCTGCGATCCGCTTCTGCTTCAGCTTCTTTATGTCCTGAATTATGAAAAGGTACATCTTTTACATATCAGGAAAAACACATTTCCTCGAGGTGAAGACAATTGCACATTGAATCTCCATTACTTACTTCTGAAAGTTCTTTGCTGGACTCGATTGACCGGGCTCTTTTCGCAAAGCTCAGTGAACAGACTGTTTCACCAATATCATCATCAGAAGGGCTGATATGTACTACCATCAGAACCTTTGACCCATCACCTGTTGATTCAGAAATTCACCAGTATAAAATTTTATCCAAAAGAACTTTTGATACTTCGAgttattcagaaaaaaaaagatccttaGTTCCTTACCAAGTGAATCACTGAGAATCTGGGTAAGCTTACTGTTTCTGCAGATATTGAGAAACAAGGTAAACATAAAGTACTGAATCCATAAATGTAACTGAAAGTTTGAAACACGTAATTTATCTGACAATGAAACTAGATACTTGGGCTGTTTACCTGTAAGGAACATGGCTTCTCTTTCGCCTAAGTGCCGCGATGACATCACCAAGGGCTGACAGAGAGAGGTTTATGGCCTTACCCTCATCCATTGTCAACCCAGATGCACCGGTCTTCAGCAGCCGCTCGCTTCCACCAAGATCGACAAGCCATAGCTTGCTGCATTCTTCAGTGGTACCTCCACTACTTCTCTTTATGGTAATTCTTGTCAAGCTACACACAAACAGAGCTAAGGCACATAAAATTGGGTACTGTCCAAGCTACCACACTGCAGTAACTGAAAATTTGTGATTGAACAGCTCATCAACCCACCAATGCGATCGACTCGAAACATCGTTAACATTTGTCCAAGACGTCGACCGTGCACGCCGTCCTCTGCAGTACCACTGGTTGGCCTTCTTGAGGTCTTGAATTGCAACATCTGTTAGACCCTCAACTTCTACAGCTCCACTTTTAGTTGCTAGTATGCTGATGATTCTGAAAATACCCAGTAAAAACATGAATACATTTTCAGTTCAAGAATTGATTGTATTGATTAGTAATTTACAGGTGAATTTGCAATCTTACGACGATGTGTTGCACTCTGTGGACCTGAAGAGAGGCTGCCTTGGTGTCAATAAGTCCCTGACAGTCCCCATGTAGACCTCAAGCATGCTTATGGAGAAGGAATATGTGGATGAACTGTCTTGAGAAGCATGAGAAAACAGTTCTTGAATCGCTCGGGGGACGATACCGAGCTTACCATTATTTCCTTCCTGCAAGCAGTTCCCAGTAAGTAAGATGAAGTAcagatttaatttcttttttgaaaaccAATACAGATTTAATTTCTGatgaatttatatcaaatgtaACCAGAACTGCACCAGCCTACCATTGTATAGGTCTTTCCTGTCCCAGTTTGACCATAAGCAAGAATACAGACATTGTGCCCATCAAGTGCAGATCTGAGAATTGGCTTCACTTCTTGGAAAACATCCTCTGAATTATGAACAAGAAGTGAAACGAGTTACACTCTCAGAATAAGAGCagtgaaaactgaaaagaatAGCAGTGTTCAGTGACGAGATCTCGTGAGTAAGAGTAAGATACCTTGCGTTGACTCCTGATCAAACACCCTGTCAACACTGAATTCTTTCTTGATCCCCACTGCTCGAACCACGATCTTCTCGTTTTCGACGGTAACCGGCGATTTGGTCATGAAGTTGTTGGCCGAAATCGATGGCCGGACCCGGCAGAAAACCCTGATACTTCCTGAAATTTCGGCCAAACTGAGCTCCATGAACAAGCAAGAACTAGTTCTAGAGAGGGGAGAAAACCAAATGCTATCTAGTATTATGAACAGTACCTTTCAGGTCTATGAGCTTGTCCAGTGCCTCCTGTCTTCTGTGGTCAAGATGTCTCTGCCTTGATCTTAGAGCTGAAATCTCCTCTGaaacaaaatcaaatcaaaagaTTATGTCACTATCTGCCTCAATTTCTGCATGCACCGACACATTTAGTACTGAATATTGAAGAAAGTGATGTATTGTGCAAACCTTGGAGAGCTGAAATGTCCTTGTCATGGTTGAGCATGATTCCACCATTGTTGAGCTCCAAGCTCAACTTTTCCAGTGGAACAATAACATGTCCCTCCATTGCTGCCTCCTCcacaaagaaaagaagagatgtTCTTCTTCAGAGGAGGAGATGATTCAAGCAGAAGAAGCCTCTGAACATGCCTGTGCAGAGCTTCATCTGCTTTTTTCCTCACCACTTGAACTGAAGAAAGATACCAAGTATCAGCATGGCTGTGAAGTGGAATCTCAAACAACTCACATCAAGAAAAGAATGATCATAGCTGAAAGGAATCGATTCCAAACACTTTGCAATGATTAGCCACATGCAGAGCAGGGAGACATCAATGGTGTGTACTTCAAAATGGAATCTGAACAGGTAATCGTAATCCTAACAAGAACAGTAACGAACATCTCCATTAATACCTTATGATTGTTGAACTCCTCTTTGACCTTAATCTCTTCTTCCAAAACAACTCCTGCACAaacaaagagagagaaaaatataagTTAGCACCTCATTGACCTGAAAGAAATAAATCCAAGAAAATTCAGCAATTGGATTCAGCATGCTACCTTGAGGAGAACCTGCTGCTTCCTGAGCTTGTCCTTCTCCCTTGAGAAACAGTGTACCCTTTGATCCAAATGCCAGAGCAAGAACAGTAAGGGGAGAAGGAGTAAGCTACAAGAGAATCTCcacaatccaaatccaaatgaTTGCAGCTCAagacttttcttttttggctaCTGATCTTTCTTGGATCTTGATGCCGAAAGTTGAGGTAGCAACCAGCAATTACTAGAGTCCAAAAGCCCAGAGCCTGAATATATGCAGCACCTTGGATGTGAAAAAGAAGAGCAAACTCTAAAGCCCCAAGCTTTATTCAACTCAAGGTTGGCACAACacaacacaagcaaagctaTACACCAGCACACAAGCACTAAAGCACTACACAACACACTGGAAAGCCTCAAAAAGTGATCTTTCCAAGATCATCACACACTGGAAAACAATTCAGAGGAGCAAGGTGTCCATCAATGCACAGCTCAAGCTccaagaaagagaaagagatagagagagagagagagagagaaagagtgagGCAGAGCATGTGGCACTATGGCAGTAGAATACTACTAgcaattgcacaatttgcatcTGCATGGCAAGTCCAGGTTAAGAAGACAGTTAGGTGGTGATGGCTTTAGAAAATCCAGGAACCCCACCACTGGATAGAAAACGAAGTATGAGCGAAAATGGAgggggggagaggtggtggtggtggccggatTGTCTGTGGTGGGGGAGAGAAATGAGAAGTTTTGCCAGCTTTTTGGTGAAAAATTCTCTGGCACTGCATTTGTTGTGCTGTCTGCTGGATTTGAGTAGTACTGCACTGGTAGTGGTAGTTTTCTGTTTTTTATTATGGAGGTGTTCTTTGCTTGTTCTAGATTTGGTTGATGATGAAAAGCGGTGACACTTGCAACGGATTTTCAGGAGTTTGGGTAAGAAAGATGGTACTAACTTTCTGATTTGCTGGAGTAGATAGTGTTGGTATTGATGACTTTGCTTAGGTTTAAAAGAAGGTTGGTAGTGAATGTTCAAAAAGGTCAATTTTGTATTTGAAATATTGGGTACATAATAATGAAACGGTATGGGATTaggaaaatatgatttttgtctTATGCCATCACCAATGAAATGTAAATAACATGATTCTGAAATTAAAGTGATTTTTGCAGTAAAGAGTAAGAAGAGATTCAGTGTCACTGTAGTGatatgtgtgtgtgagagagagagagtaggccATACTACTTTTTACTGCTGCTACTATTTAACCTCATAATTGatttcatatatttgttaataacTA harbors:
- the LOC4351027 gene encoding sodium/hydrogen exchanger 1-like produces the protein MELGLGMGMGLGDPPADYGSIAAVGMFVALICVCIVVGHLLEESRWMNESITALIIGLGTGGVILMVSSWKHSRILVFSEDLFFIYLLPPIIFNAGFQVKKKQFFRNFMTITLFGAIGTLISFSVISLGSLGLISRLNIGSLDLGDYLALGAIFSATDSVCTLQVLNQDETPFLYSLVFGEGVVNDATSVVLFNAMQNFDLANFSSVKFLQFIGNFLYLFATSTFLGVAAGLLSAYIIKKLYFGRHSTDREVSIMMLMAYLSYMLAELLDLSGILTVFFCGIVMSHYTWHNVTESSRVTTKHAFATLSFIAETFLFLYVGMDALDMEKWKIVGETFSPMKSIALSSTILFLVLVARAAFVFPLSFLANLTKKTEEGKISIKQQVIIWWAGLMRGAVSIALAYNKFTRSGHTQLPSNAIMITSTITVVLFSTMVFGLLTKPLIRLLIPARHLNRESSALSDPPSPKSFLDPLILNGSDVDPEIGVGIRRPTSLRLLLASPTQSVHHYWRKFDNAFMRPVFGGRGFVPFVPGSPTERSVPLLQGNEN
- the LOC9267314 gene encoding kinesin-like protein KIN-14O, which translates into the protein MEGHVIVPLEKLSLELNNGGIMLNHDKDISALQEEISALRSRQRHLDHRRQEALDKLIDLKGSIRVFCRVRPSISANNFMTKSPVTVENEKIVVRAVGIKKEFSVDRVFDQESTQEDVFQEVKPILRSALDGHNVCILAYGQTGTGKTYTMEGNNGKLGIVPRAIQELFSHASQDSSSTYSFSISMLEVYMGTVRDLLTPRQPLFRSTECNTSSIISILATKSGAVEVEGLTDVAIQDLKKANQWYCRGRRARSTSWTNVNDVSSRSHCLTRITIKRSSGGTTEECSKLWLVDLGGSERLLKTGASGLTMDEGKAINLSLSALGDVIAALRRKRSHVPYRNSKLTQILSDSLGDGSKVLMVVHISPSDDDIGETVCSLSFAKRARSIESSKELSEDIKKLKQKRIAELDKEICDAEQELKDLNEQIKRAETSLEERKKLSSSACQALSDEKGSPRSTLVVVGHIDSAESPQATEKTKSRASHGSVPHFMSPTVCSRQRHSSASHSATKTRLTKSVNRYPAAELSGSHSFSYSSCKNAAKARSVAFSSSMPKMKCLPLKSDQINMSNNSIDSTAASAPRRRESFISRPAQRAPLHQHRRRMSSLT